The candidate division KSB1 bacterium nucleotide sequence GGTGTTCTCTACAGCTGCCCACCCTTTCTGTGCAAAGACCGCCCTTATGCCGGTCTGGTGTGCAACGGCCTGGGTGCGCTGGGCGTGTTCTCTACAGGTTGGCTGGTGCGGGGTCAGGTGGGCTCGGCCATGTGGCTGCACTCGCTCCCCTTCATCCTGGCCCTGTGGTCGCTATATTTTTTCACGACGCTGCCCGATGTGGAGGGAGACCGCGCGGCCGGCAAAATGACTATCGGCGTACTGTTTGGGCCGAGGGTGTGTGCGCGCCTGGCCTTGTTGGCGGAACTGGGCACTTTGGCCACGTCGTATCTCTTGCGCGACTGGTTCATTTTCGGCCCGGCGCTGGCCGCCTTGCCCCTGTTTGTAATCGCTGCTGCGAAGGGAACTGTCGCCGCCGGGGTGCGCACCACCAAGTTCGGTTTGCTTTTCGTGGCGCTCTCTTACTGTTTTCTTTTTCCTGGTTTCCTGCTCCTTCTGGCCCTTGTGTTTGTGGCGTGCAAGTTCTATTACCGAAAGCGCTTCAACCTCAACTACCCAAGTTTTGATGCAGGTTAGCATGGGAAGGAAAGCCATTCGACTGAAAGACGATCTGTGTGACCTGTGCGGTACATGTGTGGCTGTCTGTCCGGCCGACGCGCTGGAACTGACCGAGTGCCGGTTGCTCATCGACATGGAGCGTTGCACGCTGTGCGCCAATTGCGTGCATGCCTGCCCCCTCGGATGCCTGGAGGTCCGCGATGAAGTCCCGGTATGACGTGGTCGTGGTGGGAGCAGGGCCCGCAGGCTCTACTGCCGCGCGGTTCGCCGCTATGGGAGGAACCAGCGT carries:
- a CDS encoding UbiA family prenyltransferase produces the protein MGAVVKRALRLLDFVFVLRPTLMFPVWTVFLAGHAAQLRFGSWPVRVAWRAAWEVDYLLVGALLTLCLGATFVLNQLTDVESDRLNNKLFLLATGELTVRQAMVELALLAGLSIGIGFVLKPALGAALLLCFLVAGVLYSCPPFLCKDRPYAGLVCNGLGALGVFSTGWLVRGQVGSAMWLHSLPFILALWSLYFFTTLPDVEGDRAAGKMTIGVLFGPRVCARLALLAELGTLATSYLLRDWFIFGPALAALPLFVIAAAKGTVAAGVRTTKFGLLFVALSYCFLFPGFLLLLALVFVACKFYYRKRFNLNYPSFDAG
- a CDS encoding 4Fe-4S binding protein codes for the protein MGRKAIRLKDDLCDLCGTCVAVCPADALELTECRLLIDMERCTLCANCVHACPLGCLEVRDEVPV